The following is a genomic window from Microcoleus sp. FACHB-831.
CAATCGCTGGCGGAGGCCATTTCAACTGCCTTCGAGCAAATTGACGAGCTAGATATGTACAACTGGTTTACTCATTGCTGCTATTGTTCCTCACCCACTTGAGAAACGCTATATAATATTCATCGCAGCCAGGAGCTTACTTTCGCAGTGAGAAACCCCCGCTGTTTTTGCTTTAGGTTTGTAGCGATCGCACTTTGCTTGCAATTGGGGTAGCGCATTCATAGAATTGTGCCTAATTCAAGAAAAGCGGGATGCTATACGTCAAGCCATAATTTAACTATTGCTGTGTATTTGTGACTATCAAAATTTACTCTCACCATCTCCGTAATATCATCACCCACGCAGAAAGCACGTACCCAGAAGAGTGCTGCGGCTTAATGCTGGGGAATATCGATGAAGATACTAAAACTGTCGTAGAAGTTTGGGCAACCAAAAACAGTTGGAACGACGAAGCATATGAGACATTCCAGGGGATTGCAGGTTCGGATAAACTAGGTGCTAGCAAGCGAGACAGATACGCGATCGCACCCGAAGATATGCTAAAAGCACAACGGGAAGCACGCGATCGCCAGCTTCAGATTGTGGGAATATACCACTCTCATCCAGACCACGCAGCCATTCCCTCTGAATTCGATCGGGCGTGTGCTTGGCCAGTGTACTCGTATATTATTGTGTCTGTGCAACAAGGGAAAGTGGATGCACATCAAAGCTGGATACTTGACGAAGCCCACCAGTTCCACCCAGAAGAAATTGAAAATTTATCCTAAAAAACGCTAAGACACAAAGGCATA
Proteins encoded in this region:
- a CDS encoding Mov34/MPN/PAD-1 family protein, which gives rise to MTIKIYSHHLRNIITHAESTYPEECCGLMLGNIDEDTKTVVEVWATKNSWNDEAYETFQGIAGSDKLGASKRDRYAIAPEDMLKAQREARDRQLQIVGIYHSHPDHAAIPSEFDRACAWPVYSYIIVSVQQGKVDAHQSWILDEAHQFHPEEIENLS